The following is a genomic window from Actinomadura sp. WMMB 499.
ATCAAGAACATCGTCGCGCCGCTGACGCGGACGCCGTCGTCCGAGCTGTCGGACATGTCGGCGCTGATGTTCGGGCCGCTGCTGCAGGGATCGGTGGTGACGGTCGAGTGAAGACCACGGGCGCGGCGGTGAAGCTGGGGATCTTCGTGGTCCTCACCTCGCTGGTCACGGGCGTGCTGGCGATGACGATCTCGAACCTGCGGTTCGGGCCGTCCGAGAACTACAAGGCGGTGTTCGCGGACGTCACCGGGCTGCTGGAGAACGACGACGTCCGGGTCGCGGGCGTGCGGGTCGGGCAGATCGAGGACATCGAGCTGCACAAGGGCACGCAGGCGCTGGTGACGTTCAGCCTCGACTCCGACGGGGTGTTCCGGGCGGGGCTGCCGGCGTCGACGCAGGCGCAGATCCGGTACCGGAACCTGATGGGGCAGCGGTACCTGTCCCTGAGCGACGCGGCGGGGCGGACGAACGAGTACCTGGACCCGGGCGACACGATCCCGCTCGCGCAGACGAAGCCGGCGCTGGACCTGACCGTCCTGTTCAACGGGTTCCGGCCGCTGTTCCAGGCGCTGGAGCCGAAGGACGTCAACACGCTCGCGATGCAGATCATCCGGGTGCTGCAGGGCGAGGGCGGGACGATCAACAGCCTGCTGCGGCACACGGCGTCGCTGACGAACACGCTCGCCGACCGCGACCAGGTGATCGGCCGCGTGATCACCAACCTCAACGAGGTGCTCGGCACGATCGACGCGCGGCACGAGCAGGTCGACAAGATGGTGGTGGACCTGCGGAGCTTCGTCGGCGGGCTGTCCCACGACCGGGAGGCGATCTTCGAGTCGGTCGAGGCGATCAACGGCCTGGAGTCGGCGACGGCGGGCCTGCTGCAGGACACCCGGCCCGACATCAAGAACGACATCGCGGGGCTGCGCGAGCTCGCCGGGACGCTCGACGACCACAGCGCCACGCTCGACAAGGGCCTGCAGCGGACGCCGCACCGGCTGGAAGAGCTGCTGAACATCTCCTCCTACGGGTCCTGGTTCAACATGTACGTCTGCGGGCTCGACGCGCGGGTGAAGCTGCCGGGGGGACCGGCCTACCAGACACCGGCGATCGTGAACGAGAACGCGAGGTGCAAGTAGATGAGGATCCCGTTCCGGGAGCGAAACCCGGTCCCCATCGGCCTCTCCGCGTTCGCAGTGATCATCGTGGCGTTGCTGGTGGCGCTGAACCTGGAGAGGATCCCGTTCGTCACCGGCGGGACGACCTACACCGCGGCGTTCAAGGAGGCCGCGGGCCTGCAGCCCGACGAGGAGGTCCGCATCGCGGGCGTCAAGGTCGGGGAGGTCACGGCGGTCGAGCTGGACGGCGACCACGTGAAGGTCACCTTCCGGGTCGACGACGGCGTGCGGCTGGGCGAGCGCACCGAGGCCAGCATCAAGATCAAGACGCTGCTGGGCGCGCACTTCCTCGGGCTCACGCCGAACGGTACGAAGCCGATGAAGTCCCACATCCCGGTGGAGCGGACGCACACGCCGTTCGAGGTCGTCCCGGCGATCAGCGAGCTGGGCGAGCGGGTCGGGCAGATCGACGTGCGGCAGGTCGCGACGTCGTTCGACGTGCTGTCGACGACGTTCGCGAACTCGCCGGACGAGGTGCGGGCGTCGCTGCAGGGGCTGCGGCGCCTGTCGAACACCATCGCCTCCCGCGACGACGAGCTGCACGAGCTGGCGGACCGGGCCCGCAGCGTGTCGGGGTTGCTCGCCAAGCGCAACGAGGACTTCGAGAAGCTGATCCAGGACGGCGACCGGCTGCTGGCGGCCGTCCAGGCGCGCCGGGAGGTCATCCACCGGCTGCTGGTGAACACCGTGCGGCTCTCCCAGCAGGTCAACGCGCTGATCCGGGAGAACGAGGCGCAGCTCAAGCCGATGCTGGACGACCTGGAGAAGGTCAACCAGGTGCTGCTGAAGAACCAGGAGAACCTCGACCGGATCCTGCAGCTGTTCGGGCCGTTCGCGCGCCAGTTCGCGGACGTCACGGGCACCGGCCGCTGGTTCGACGCCTTCCTGCAGAACCTGATCCCGATCCCGGCGTCCATCGACGACTCGGGCGCCGGGACGCCGCCGGGACAGGGCGGCGGCGGCCACGGCGGCGCCCAGAACGGCCAGACCACCCGCAACGGCCAGAACCAGACGGGCCAGAACCAGAACGGCCAGAACGGCGACCAGGGCGACAGCCCGCTTCCCTTCCTCCCGTGACAGCAGGCAGGTACCGGTAGTGCGAAACTCGGCAACGATTCTCCGCATCGGCGGCGCGATACTCGCCGTCGCGGTGCTGGCCGCCGCGCTCGTCCTGCTGTTGCAGGAGCCGAAGCAGCGGCACATGACCGCGTACTTCACCAAGACCGTCGGCCTCTACGCGGGCGCGGACGTCCGCATCCTCGGCATCAAGGTCGGGGAGGTGACGAGCGTCGACCCGGTCGGCGACTCGGTCCGGGTGAAGCTGAAGTACGAGGCCAAGTACAAGGTTCCGGCGAACGCGCAGGCCGTCATCGTGAACCAGACGCTGGTCGCCGACCGGTACGTCCAGCTCACCCCCGTCTACAAGAACGGGCCGGTGATGAAGGACGGCGCGACGCTGACCACCAGCCGGACGGCCGTCCCGGTGGAGATCGACTCGATCAGCGGCAGCCTGAACGACCTGAGCGAGGCACTCGGGCCGCAGGGCGCCAACGCGCCCGGCGCGGACGGCGAGGGCGCGCTGTCGCAGTTGCTGCGGGTCGGCGCGGCGAACCTCCAGGGCCAGGGCGACGACATCAACGAGACGATCAAGAACACCTCGGAGATGCTGAGCACGCTGAGCACCGACCGCGAGGACGTCGCGCAGACGATCGAGAACCTGCGCGTCATCACCGACGGCATGAAGGAGAACGACCAGCAGATCGCGTCGTTCACTACCCGGCTCAACTCCGTCTCCGGGCAGCTCTCCCAGGAGAAGGAGGAGTTGAGCGCAGCGCTGAACACGCTGGGGCCGACGCTGCGGAACGTGGAGAAGTTCGTCAAGGACAACCGCGGCCAGCTCTCCGACAACGTCGAGCAGCTCGCCCAGATCACCGGTGTCCTCGTGAAGGAGAAGGACGCGCTGGCCGAGATCCTCACGGCCGGTCCGCTGGCCATCAACAACCTGGCCCGCGCCTACGACCCGATCAGCGGCACCATCCACAACCGGGCCGACCTGCGGCAGTTCAACAACCTGGCCGACTGGGTCTGCTCCCTGGCGTACTCGGTGGGCACGCCCGCCGACCAGTGCCTCGACTTCGTCGAGCCGTACAACGGCATCGGCCAGGCGCTGGGCGGCCTGCACCTGGACCTGTCGTGGATCACGGCGCTGACCACGCACTACGACCCGGTGCCGATCCCGCCGGACGCCTACGGGCCGAACGACCCGGACAACCCCGCGAACGGCGGCTCGGGCTCCACTCCGGCGAACGCCCAGGGCGGCGCTCAGGGCGGCGGCGCCCACGCACCGCAGGGACTCTCCGCACTGCTGCCTGGAGGTGGCCGATGAGCAGGACAGGGCCCGCGCGGCGCGCGCGGCGCCGGGCGGGGCTGCTCGGCGCGGCGGCGCTGGCCGGCGTGACGGCGCTGTCGGGCTGCTCGTTCGACGGCGTGGCGTCGCTGCCGCTGCCCGGCGGCCCCGACCTCGGCGACGACCCGCGCACGTTCAAGATCGAGTTCTCGAACGTGCTGGACCTCGTCCCGCAGTCGGTGGTCAAGGTCAACGACGTGTCGGTCGGCCAGGTCGAGGAGATCGAGCTGGCCGGGGGCCAGGGCGGGTGGCGCGCGGTCGTCACGGTCGCCGTCCGCGAGGACGTCGAGCTGCCCGACAACGCCACCGCGCGGATCTCGCAGACGAGCCTGCTCGGCGAGAAGTTCGTGGACCTGGCGCCGCCGGCGAACGAGCCGCCGCGCGGACGGCTGGGCGGCGGCGACGTGATCCCGCTCGCCCGCACCGCGCACGGCACCGAGATCGAGCAGGTGCTGTCGGCGATGTCGCTGCTGCTGAACGGCGGCGGGCTGGAGCAGGTGTCGACGATCAGCCACGAGCTGCAGGCCGCGATGGGCGGCCGCGAGGCGACGATCAAGTCGGTGCTGGACCGGGTGGACGTGTTCGTCGGGACCCTCGACCAGAACCGGGACGCGATCACCCGGGCGCTCGACAGCCTGGACCGGCTGATCGGGAAGCTGTCGGACGAGCGGGAGACGATCCGGCAGACGATCGACGAGACCGGCCCGGCGATCGCGGTGCTGGAGCAGAACCGCGAGGACCTCACCGGGATGCTCGTCGCGCTGGACAAGCTCAGCCGCACCACCACGAACGTGATCAATCAGTCGCACGACGATCTGGTCGTCAACCTGAAGAACCTCGACACGATCCTCAAGAACCTGAACAAGGCGGGCTCCGACCTGCCGAACTCCCTGGAGACGCTGATCACCTACCCGTTCCCGGCGACGTTCGACAACGTCATCGAGGGCGACTACGGCAACGTCCACCTGACCGTCGACCTGGACTTCGAGAGCCTCGGGCGCAACCTCCTGGGCGGCACCGACCTCGAGGGCCAGCTCGGCAGCGGGCAGGACATGCGCACCATGCTCCAGGTGCCGAACCTGACGCTGCCGGACGCGCCGCTCGGCGTCCTCCCGCGGGACGGCGCCGGGGCGCGGACGAAGTCCGGCGGGGGGCAGAAGGCGCCCGGCACGCCCACGCCCGCCCCGTCCCAGACGCCCACCGGGAAGCAGACCCCCGGGACCGGCGGCGAGGACGAAGACGGCGAGGACAAGGACGGCGGGGACTTCTGGGACCTCTTCGGCGGCGGCGAGAACCGCCCGGGGGCGTTCGGTCAGCGCGAGAGCGGTCTGTCGACCCTGATGACGGGGGGCCTGTCGTGATCCTCAAGCGCGGCATCAAGATCCAGCTGCTGGCCTTCCTGGTCATCACGATCGTCGGAGTGACGGTCGTGTCGGTGAACTACATCGGCGTCGGCCGGGAGATGCTCGGCCGCCAGTACACCGCCTACGTCGACCTCACCGACTCCGGCGGCGTCTTCAGCAACGCCGAGGTCACCTACCGCGGCGTGCCCGTCGGACGGGTCGGCCCGATCACGCTGACCGACACCGGCATCAAGGTCGAACTGGAGCTGGAGCGCGGCGAGCGGATCCCGCGCGAGGGCCTCACGGCCATCGTCGCGAACCGGTCCGCCGTCGGCGAGCAGTACATCGACCTGGTGCCGTCCGGGAAGGGCGGCCCGTACCTGCACGAGGGCGACGCCTACACGATCCCCAAGGAGCGGACGAAGCTCCCCGTGTCCACGTCCCGGCTGCTGCAGAACGTGGACGCGCTCGTCAACTCGGTGAACACCGAGCACCTCGGCATCGTCATCGACGAGCTGAACACGGCGTTCTCCGGCACCGCCGAGGACCTCCAGCAGATCCTCGACGACACCGACCGGATCCTGGACACCGCCGACGAGGCGTACCCGGACACCAAGAAGCTCCTGGACAACAGCCTGACGGTCCTGGACACCCAGCGGCGGCAGGGCGCGAACATCCGGGGCTTCTCCCGGAACCTGAACGAGCTGAGCACGTCCATCCGGCGCGACGACAAGGCGCTGCGGCAGACGATCGACGCCGCGCCCGGCGCGGTGAACCAGACCCACCAGGCCATCAACCAGCTGTCCCCGACCCTGCCGGTGCTGCTGGCGAACCTGGCGACCACGGGCCAGATCATCACGACCCGCCAGGCGGGCCTGCGGTCGCTGTTCATCCTTTACCCGGTGACCGTCGCGGGTCTGCCCACGGTCATGCCAGGTGACGGCACCCAGCACATGGGCCTGGTGCTGAACATCAACTCTCCGCCCAACTGCACCAAGGGCTACGAGCAGGTCGAGCAGCGGTGGCCGCAGGACACCTCCCACAAGGAGCCGAGGCTCGACGCCGGCTGCGCGGAACCGCACGACTCCGAGCAGGCCGTCCGCGGCGCCCGCAACTTCCCGACCGAGGCCCTGGTGCCCGCGCCGAAGCTCCCCGAGGGCGCCACGGCCGGCGCCGGGTTCCCGGCGGGCGGCGCGTCCGGCTCGGGCTCCGGCGGCGGCTCGGGCTCCGGCGGCGGCTCGGACGGCGGTTCCGGCTCGGACGCCGCGTCCGGTGCGGGCTCGGGCTCGGGCTCGGACGGCGCGAAGGCGAAGCAGGCGGAGTCGTCCGGCGGCGCCATGCTGGCGAACGGCAACCTGTACATGTCGTATCCGGCGAATTCGGTGCAATTCGCTGGATACGATCCGACGACCGGCGCGGTCTACGGCGCCGACGGCAAGCAGTACGTCATGCCCCGCACCGCGGGCACGCGGGAGTTGGGAGAGGAAGCATCGTGGAAGTGGCTCCTGATGGGACCCCTGAGCCAGTGAGGCCGGTCCGGTGAGGCGCCTGTGGCCCCGGACGGTCGTCATCGCGCTGAGCGCGATCGTCGCCGCCCTCGTCGTCAGCACGGGGTGGCTCGGGTTCCGCGCCTGGCAGAACGACGCCGACGCCGACGACGCCGCCGCCGCCCGGCAGACGGCCCGGCAGATGGGTGTCAACCTCATGACCCTCGGCAGCGAGAACGCCCAGCAGGACATCGACCGGATCGTCTCCGGCATGACCGGCGACATCAAGGACGAGTTCGGCAGCCAGTCCAAGAGCTGGGTGCAGAGCCTGAAGGGCACCAAGGCCAAGTCGACCGTGACCGACGTGGAGGCGGGCGTCGTCTCCATCGACGACGACTCGGCCGAGGTGATGGTGTCGCTGAACACCACCGTGACCAACGAGAAGGTCAAGGACGGCGTTTCGTACCCCTACCGGGTCGTGATGCAGATGACCAAGGTCGATGACCGCTGGCTCGTGTCCAACGTGGAGATGGTCCCGTGACGATGCTCGGCCGGGGCAAGCGCTCCGCTGCAGACAAGTCCAGCAAGGACGCCAAGGACGCCAAGGGCGCCGAGGACCCGGAGAAGGAGCTGACCAAGGACGAGGCCGCCGAGAAGGCCCGGGAGGCCGAGGGCAAGGCCCGCCGCGCGGCCGAGCAGGCGGCCAAGGCCGAGGAGGCCGCCGAGGCCGCCCGGCTCGCCGAGGAGGCCGCGGCCCGCGCCAAGGAGGCCGCCCGGCTCGCGAAGATCGCCGCCGACGCCGCGTCCGCCGACGCCGAGGCGGACGCCGAGGCAGACGAGGGCGACGAGGACGGCGCCGAGCCGGACGAGAACCGTGCGGCCGCCACGACTCCGAGGAAGAAACGGGACGGCGGGGGAGGCTCCGACCTCGCGTCCGAGGGCGAAGAGGGCTCAGCGGACGAATCAGCGGCTCCTGCGGGCGTTTCCGTCGAGGACGGGACCGGCGCCGAGGAAGACGCTGAGGACGACTCCGACGCCGAGGAAGACGCCGAGGACGACTCCGACTCCGAGGAAGACGCGGAGGAAGACGCGGAGGACGAGCCGGGGGAGACCGGGGACGGCGAGGCCGCCGAGCCCGCCCGCTCGTCCGGGCGCTCGTCCGGGCGCCGCGGGAGCCCCGCCGTGATCGTCGGCGTCCTCACCGTGCTGGCCGTCGCGCTGGCCGCCGGCACCGTGTTCCTGGGCATGAAGTACCGCGAGCACCAGGCGATCGAGGAGGCCCGCGCCGACGGCGTCAGCGCCGCGTCCGACGCCGTGAAGGCGCTGTCGTCGTACGACTACCGGACGCTCGACAACGACCTGAAGTCCGCCGAGGCGATCACGACGGGCGACCTGAACAAGGAGTTCCCCAAGTTCGCCTCGCAGCTCAAGGCGCAGGCCCGGCAGCAGGAGGCCGTGTCGACCACCACGGTCCTGAAGGCGGGCGCCGTGAGCGTCTCGCCGGAGAAGGTCGTCGCGCTGGTCTACGCGAACCGGATCGCCGCGACGAACAAGGACACCCAGGCGCGCCTGCCGGAGCCGCTGCGCGTCAAGGCCACCATGGTCAAGGCGGACGGCGAGTGGAAGGCCGAGGACGTCGACGTCATCTCCTGAACCGGAGCGTCCCGCGATCGAGCGGCCGGCCCCGCCCGGGGCCGGCCGCTCGATCCGCTTTCCGGGACGTCGCCGCGCCCGCCGCACGGGCCCGCCGCACGGGCCGGCCGCGACCGTCCGCCGCACCCGTCACCCGGGCCCGTCGGGACCGCGCCGGGCAGGTCGTCGGGGCTCTGCGCAGGGCGTCCGAGGTGCCCGGAATCGCCCACTCTCAGGGGCCTACCGGCGGGTAGGCGACCGGATCCTAAACTATGGCCTTCCTCACTGCAGGTCAGGGCCTGAAAAGTCCAAGTCCGCTCTTGACTGCGCGGGCTCGAGAAGCGATGCTCCAAGGCAACGTGATGCATACTGCGGCGCTAGAGTTGCGAGCGGTGTGGCAGGTCGGCTACACTGCCCCTTTGCGCTGCCCTCTGACTATCCACGTGTGAGTGCACCCCTACGAGAGTCCGTTTTGGACCCTATCGCGTAGGTCTTGGACGTGGATCGTCTGGCGTGCGTGTCGTCAGTTACGCCGCGAGCCCTCGGAAGGACCACTCTTGGCAGCCTCGCGCAACGCCTCGAATACCGCAACCGGTCCGAACCGCGTCTCCTTCGCGCGCATCAAGGAGCCGCTCGAAGTCCCGGACCTCCTTGCTCTGCAGACCGACTCAGTGGACTGGCTGCTGGGCAACGAGAGGTGGAAGGCCCGGGTCGAGGCGGCCCAGAAGGCCGAAAGTAAGAGCGTCCCGACCCAGTCGGGCCTCGAGGAGATCTTCGAAGAGATCAGTCCCATCGAGGACTTCTCGGGAACCATGTCCCTCTCGTTCCGCGACCACCGGTTCGAGCCGCCCAAGTACTCCGTCGAGGAGTGCAAGGACAAGGACATGACCTACTCCGCCCCGATGTTCGTCACGGCGGAGTTCATCAACAACACCACCGGTGAGATCAAGAGCCAGACGGTGTTCATGGGCGACTTCCCGCTCATGACCCCGAAGGGCACCTTCATCATCAACGGCACCGAGCGCGTCGTCGTCTCGCAGCTGACCCGCTCGCCCGGCGTCTACTTCGACCGCGCCCTCGACAAGGCGTCCGACAAGGACATCTACGGCTGCCGGGTCATCCCGAGCCGCGGCGCCTGGCTCGAGTTCGAGATCGACAAGCGCGACAACGTGGGCGTGCGCATCGACCGCAAGCGCAAGCAGCCCGTCACCGTGCTGCTCAAGGCGCTCGGCTGGGACGAAGCGCGCATCCGCGAGCACTTCGGCTCCTACGAGTCGATCAACGTGACCCTGGAGAAGGACCACACCTCCGGCCAGGACGACGCGCTGCTCGACATCTACCGCAAGCTGCGCCCGGGCGAGCCGCCGACGCGCGAGTCCGCGCAGACGCTCCTGGAGAACCTGTACTTCAACCCGAAGCGCTACGACGTCGCCAAGGTCGGCCGCTACAAGATCAACAAGAAGCTCGGCCTCGACCTGGACATGAACCAGGGCACCCTCACCGAGGACGACATCGTCGCCACGATCGAGTACCTCGTCCGGCTGCACGCCGGTGAGGAGGAGGGCACCCTCGGGGCCGTTCCGGTGCCGATCGAGGTCGACGACATCGACCACTTCGGCAACCGGCGCCTGCGCACGGTCGGCGAGCTGATCCAGAACCAGGTCCGGCTCGGCCTCGCCCGCATGGAGCGCGTCGTCCGCGAGCGGATGACCACCCAGGACGTCGAGGCGATCACGCCGCAGACGCTGATCAACATCCGGCCGGTCGTCGCCTCCATCAAGGAGTTCTTCGGCACCAGCCAGCTGTCGCAGTTCATGGACCAGACGAACCCGCTGGCCGGGCTGACGCACAAGCGCCGCCTGAACGCGCTCGGCCCCGGTGGTCTGTCCCGTGAGCGGGCGGGCATGGAGGTCCGCGACGTCCACCCGTCGCACTACGGCCGCATGTGCCCGATCGAGACGCCGGAAGGCCCGAACATCGGGCTGATCGGCTCGCTCGCCGCGTTCGGCCGGGTCAACCCGTTCGGGTTCGTCGAGACCCCGTACCGTCGCGTCACCGACGGCGTCGTCACCGAGTCGATCGACTACCTGACCGCCGACGAGGAGGACCGGTTCGTCATCGCGCAGGCCAACTCCCTGCTCAACGACGACGGCACCTTCGTCGACGACCGCATCCTGGTCCGCCGCAAGGGCGGCGAGGTCGAACTGGTCCCGGCCCGCGAGGTCCAGTACATGGACGTCTCGGCCCGGCAGATGACCTCGGTCGCCACCGCGATGATCCCGTTCCTGGAGCACGACGACGCCAACCGCGCGCTGATGGGCTCCAACATGCAGCGGCAGTCGGTGCCGCTGCTGCGCAGCGAGTCGCCGCTGGTCGGCACCGGCATGGAGTACCGCGCCGCGGTCGACGCCGGCGACGTCATCACCGCAGAGAAGGCCGGTGTCGTCGAGGAGGTGTCCGCCGACTACGTCACCGTGATGAACGACGACGGCACGCGGACCACCTACCGCGTGTCGAAGTTCAAGCGGTCCAACCAGGGCACCTGCTTCAACCAGAAGCCGATCGTCGACGAGGGCCAGCGCGTCGAGGAGGGCCAGGTCGTCGCCGACGGGCCCTGCACCGACAACGGCGAGATGGCGCTCGGCAAGAACCTCCTCGTGGCGTTCATGCCGTGGGAGGGCCACAACTACGAGGACGCGATCATCCTGTCGCAGCGCCTCGTCCAGGACGACGTCCTCTCCTCGATCCACATCGAGGAGCACGAGGTCGACGCCCGCGACACCAAGCTGGGCCCCGAGGAGATCACCCGGGACATCCCGAACGTCTCCGAGGAGGTCCTGGCCGACCTCGACGAGCGCGGCATCATCCGCGTCGGCGCCGACGTCGTGCCCGGCGACATCCTGGTCGGCAAGGTCACCCCGAAGGGCGAGACCGAGCTGACCCCCGAGGAGCGGCTGCTCCGCGCGATCTTCGGTGAGAAGGCGCGCGAGGTCCGCGACACCTCGCTGAAGGTGCCGCACGGCGAGCAGGGCAAGGTCATCGGCGTCCGGGTGTTCTCCCGCGACGAGGGCGACGAGCTCCCGCCCGGCGTGAACGAGCTGGTCCGGGTGTACGTCGCGCAGAAGCGCAAGATCACCGACGGCGACAAGCTGGCCGGCCGACACGGCAACAAGGGCGTCATCTCCAAGGTGCTCCCGGTCGAGGACATGCCGTTCCTCGAGGACGGCACCCCGGTCGACATCGTCCTGAACCCGCTGGGCGTGCCCGGCCGGATGAACGTCGGCCAGGTCCTGGAGACGCACCTCGGGTGGGTCGCCAGCCGCGGCTGGAAGGTCGAGGGCGACGACGCCGACTGGAAGCGCGCGCTCAAGGAGATCGGCGCCGACGAGGCCGAGCCGTGGACCAACACCGCGACCCCGGTGTTCGACGGCGCCCGCGAGGACGACGTCACCGGCCTGATCGAGTCCACCCTGCCGAACCGCGACGGGCAGCGGCTCGTCGGCCCGGGCGGCAAGGCGCGGCTGTTCGACGGCCGGACCGGCGAGCCCTACAAGGACCCGATCTCGGTCGGCTACATCTACATCCTCAAGCTGCTGCACCTGGTCGACGACAAGATCCACGCGCGGTCGACCGGTCCGTACTCCATGATCACCCAGCAGCCGCTCGGCGGTAAGGCCCAGTTCGGCGGCCAGCGCTTCGGTGAGATGGAGGTGTGGGCGCTGGAGGCGTACGGCGCCGCCTATGCCCTGCAGGAGCTCCTGACCATCAAGTCCGACGACGTCCTCGGCCGCGTGAAGGTCTACGAGGCCATCGTCAAGGGCGAGAACATCCCCGAGCCCGGCATTCCCGAGTCCTTCAAGGTGCTCATCAAGGAGATGCAGTCGCTCTGCCTCAACGTCGAGGTGCTCTCGAGCGACGGCATGTCCATCGAGATGCGCGACACCGACGAGGACGTCTTCCGCGCCGCGGAGGAGCTCGGCATCGACCTGTCCCGGCGCGAGCCGAGCAGTGTCGAAGAGGTCTGATCAACTCAAGGGGTATACACGTTGCTTGACGTCAACTTCTTCGACGAGCTTCGCATCGGCCTGGCGACCGCCGACGACATCCGCCAGTGGTCCCACGGCGAGGTGAAGAAGCCGGAGACGATCAACTACCGGACCCTCAAGCCGGAGAAGGACGGGCTCTTCTGCGAGAAGATCTTCGGTCCGACCCGCGACTGGGAGTGCTACTGCGGTAAGTACAAGCGCGTCCGGTTCAAGGGCATCATCTGCGAGCGCTGCGGCGTCGAGGTCACTCGCGCCAAGGTGCGGCGCGAGCGGATGGGCCACATCGAGCTGGCCGCTCCGGTCACCCACATCTGGTACTTCAAGGGCGTCCCGTCGCGCCTGGGGTACCTGCTGGACCTGGCCCCGAAGGATCTCGAGAAGATCATCTACTTCGCGGCCTACATGATCACCAGCGTGGACGCCGAGCGCCGCGACCGCGACCTGCCGACGCTGGAGGCCCACATCTCCGTGGAGCGCCAGCAGATCGAGCAGGCCCGCGACGCGCAGGTCGAGGCCCGCCAGCAGAAGCTGGAGGCCGACCTGGCCGAGCTGGAGGAGGCCGGCGCGAAGGCCGACCAGAAGCGCAAGATCCGCGACGGCGCCGAGCGGGAGATGAAGCAGCTGCGGGACCGCTCGCAGCGCGAGATCGACCGCCTCGACGAGGTGTGGAACCGGTTCAAGAACCTCAAGGTCCAGGACCTCGAGGGCGACGAGCTGCTCTACCGCGAGATGCGCGACCGGTTCGGCCGGTACTTCGAGGGCGGCATGGGCGCCGCGGCCATCCAGGCCCGGCTGCAGAACTTCGACCTCGACGCCGAGGCGGAGAAGCTGCGCGACATCATCCGCACCGGCAAGGGCCAGAAGAAGGCCCGCGCCCTCAAGCGGCTGAAGGTCGTGTCCGCCTTCCTCAACACCCGCAACAGCCCGCTCGGCATGGTGCTGGACTGCATCCCGGTCATCCCGCCGGACCTGCGCCCGATGGTGCAGCTCGACGGCGGCCGGTTCGCCACGTCCGACCTGAACGACCTGTACCGCCGGGTGATAAACCGCAACAACCGCCTCAAGCGGCTGCTCGACCTCGGCGCGCCCGAGATCATCGTCAACAACGAGAAGCGGATGCTGCAGGAGGCCGTCGACGCGCTGTTCGACAACGGCCGCCGCGGCCGCCCGGTCACCGGGCCGGGCAACCGTCCGCTGAAGTCGCTGTCCGACATGCTCAAGGGCAAGCAGGGCCGGTTCCGCCAGAACCTGCTGGGCAAGCGCGTCGACTACTCGGGCCGTTCGGTCATCGTCGTCGGCCCG
Proteins encoded in this region:
- a CDS encoding MCE family protein, which translates into the protein MILKRGIKIQLLAFLVITIVGVTVVSVNYIGVGREMLGRQYTAYVDLTDSGGVFSNAEVTYRGVPVGRVGPITLTDTGIKVELELERGERIPREGLTAIVANRSAVGEQYIDLVPSGKGGPYLHEGDAYTIPKERTKLPVSTSRLLQNVDALVNSVNTEHLGIVIDELNTAFSGTAEDLQQILDDTDRILDTADEAYPDTKKLLDNSLTVLDTQRRQGANIRGFSRNLNELSTSIRRDDKALRQTIDAAPGAVNQTHQAINQLSPTLPVLLANLATTGQIITTRQAGLRSLFILYPVTVAGLPTVMPGDGTQHMGLVLNINSPPNCTKGYEQVEQRWPQDTSHKEPRLDAGCAEPHDSEQAVRGARNFPTEALVPAPKLPEGATAGAGFPAGGASGSGSGGGSGSGGGSDGGSGSDAASGAGSGSGSDGAKAKQAESSGGAMLANGNLYMSYPANSVQFAGYDPTTGAVYGADGKQYVMPRTAGTRELGEEASWKWLLMGPLSQ
- a CDS encoding MCE family protein, with the protein product MKTTGAAVKLGIFVVLTSLVTGVLAMTISNLRFGPSENYKAVFADVTGLLENDDVRVAGVRVGQIEDIELHKGTQALVTFSLDSDGVFRAGLPASTQAQIRYRNLMGQRYLSLSDAAGRTNEYLDPGDTIPLAQTKPALDLTVLFNGFRPLFQALEPKDVNTLAMQIIRVLQGEGGTINSLLRHTASLTNTLADRDQVIGRVITNLNEVLGTIDARHEQVDKMVVDLRSFVGGLSHDREAIFESVEAINGLESATAGLLQDTRPDIKNDIAGLRELAGTLDDHSATLDKGLQRTPHRLEELLNISSYGSWFNMYVCGLDARVKLPGGPAYQTPAIVNENARCK
- a CDS encoding MCE family protein, with product MRNSATILRIGGAILAVAVLAAALVLLLQEPKQRHMTAYFTKTVGLYAGADVRILGIKVGEVTSVDPVGDSVRVKLKYEAKYKVPANAQAVIVNQTLVADRYVQLTPVYKNGPVMKDGATLTTSRTAVPVEIDSISGSLNDLSEALGPQGANAPGADGEGALSQLLRVGAANLQGQGDDINETIKNTSEMLSTLSTDREDVAQTIENLRVITDGMKENDQQIASFTTRLNSVSGQLSQEKEELSAALNTLGPTLRNVEKFVKDNRGQLSDNVEQLAQITGVLVKEKDALAEILTAGPLAINNLARAYDPISGTIHNRADLRQFNNLADWVCSLAYSVGTPADQCLDFVEPYNGIGQALGGLHLDLSWITALTTHYDPVPIPPDAYGPNDPDNPANGGSGSTPANAQGGAQGGGAHAPQGLSALLPGGGR
- a CDS encoding MCE family protein; amino-acid sequence: MRIPFRERNPVPIGLSAFAVIIVALLVALNLERIPFVTGGTTYTAAFKEAAGLQPDEEVRIAGVKVGEVTAVELDGDHVKVTFRVDDGVRLGERTEASIKIKTLLGAHFLGLTPNGTKPMKSHIPVERTHTPFEVVPAISELGERVGQIDVRQVATSFDVLSTTFANSPDEVRASLQGLRRLSNTIASRDDELHELADRARSVSGLLAKRNEDFEKLIQDGDRLLAAVQARREVIHRLLVNTVRLSQQVNALIRENEAQLKPMLDDLEKVNQVLLKNQENLDRILQLFGPFARQFADVTGTGRWFDAFLQNLIPIPASIDDSGAGTPPGQGGGGHGGAQNGQTTRNGQNQTGQNQNGQNGDQGDSPLPFLP
- a CDS encoding MCE family protein, which translates into the protein MSRTGPARRARRRAGLLGAAALAGVTALSGCSFDGVASLPLPGGPDLGDDPRTFKIEFSNVLDLVPQSVVKVNDVSVGQVEEIELAGGQGGWRAVVTVAVREDVELPDNATARISQTSLLGEKFVDLAPPANEPPRGRLGGGDVIPLARTAHGTEIEQVLSAMSLLLNGGGLEQVSTISHELQAAMGGREATIKSVLDRVDVFVGTLDQNRDAITRALDSLDRLIGKLSDERETIRQTIDETGPAIAVLEQNREDLTGMLVALDKLSRTTTNVINQSHDDLVVNLKNLDTILKNLNKAGSDLPNSLETLITYPFPATFDNVIEGDYGNVHLTVDLDFESLGRNLLGGTDLEGQLGSGQDMRTMLQVPNLTLPDAPLGVLPRDGAGARTKSGGGQKAPGTPTPAPSQTPTGKQTPGTGGEDEDGEDKDGGDFWDLFGGGENRPGAFGQRESGLSTLMTGGLS